One Oncorhynchus nerka isolate Pitt River linkage group LG5, Oner_Uvic_2.0, whole genome shotgun sequence genomic window carries:
- the LOC115129963 gene encoding protein S100-B-like gives MTDLESSLATIMEVFHKYAEKEGDKHKLKKCELKDLINEELPALTGQVKDQATMDSLMESLDTDGDSELDFQEFMTFITMVTVCCHDFCEHHEDE, from the exons ATGACTGATCTGGAGAGTTCACTGGCCACCATCATGGAGGTGTTCCATAAGTATGCAGAGAAAGAAGGGGACAAGCACAAACTGAAGAAATGTGAACTGAAAGACTTGATCAATGAGGAGCTGCCAGCCCTTACAGGG CAAGTGAAGGACCAGGCCACTATGGACAGTTTGATGGAGAGCCTGGACACGGATGGAGACTCGGAATTGGACTTCCAAGAGTTCATGACATTTATCACCATGGTAACTGTCTGTTGCCATGATTTCTGCGAGCACCATGAGGACGAGTAG